A window of the Haloquadratum walsbyi C23 genome harbors these coding sequences:
- a CDS encoding NAD-dependent succinate-semialdehyde dehydrogenase: protein MDVINPATNEQIDRYEPDTSDDVEATLSRAQTTFQTWRNRSVREREQLLAAAGDILENRIEEYAQLMTTEMGKPITQARAEIEKCARVCEYYATHASAHLQPDGHPSPPGSSVQTVYEPLGPVLAVMPWNFPFWQVFRFAAPYLTAGNVGILKHAENVPGCAEAIAEVFDDAGYPDGAFETLLIEVDQVSDVITDDRIRAVTLTGSGPAGRAVASTAGENLKKTVLELGGSDPFIVLDDADITAAVEAGAWARTLNNGQSCIAAKRFIVHSDIYDVFLDRLRDEMISYTIGDPLDETTDVGPQARNDLCANLHSQVERSVEAGATLEIGGEPLDREGSYYPPTILTDIPVPSPAANEELFGPVAAVFEVKDENEAITTANDTEFGLGASVWTADRDRGQAVGQRIDAGCVYINQLVKSDPRVPFGGIGKSGYGRELAEAGITEFTNRKTLWVE, encoded by the coding sequence ATGGATGTGATTAATCCTGCAACAAACGAACAAATCGATCGGTATGAGCCTGACACGAGCGATGATGTCGAAGCAACGTTGAGTCGGGCACAAACAACATTTCAGACATGGCGCAATCGATCAGTTCGTGAGCGTGAGCAGCTTCTTGCGGCTGCGGGTGATATTCTTGAAAATCGTATCGAAGAGTACGCACAATTGATGACGACAGAAATGGGCAAGCCAATCACACAGGCTCGCGCTGAAATTGAAAAATGCGCACGGGTGTGTGAGTACTACGCAACCCACGCGAGTGCACATCTGCAACCAGATGGTCATCCAAGCCCACCTGGTAGTTCCGTGCAAACTGTCTATGAACCACTTGGTCCTGTTCTCGCAGTTATGCCCTGGAATTTTCCTTTCTGGCAGGTGTTTCGGTTTGCAGCACCGTATCTGACCGCTGGTAATGTCGGGATTTTAAAACATGCTGAGAATGTCCCCGGCTGCGCAGAGGCAATTGCTGAGGTGTTTGATGATGCCGGATACCCCGATGGTGCCTTCGAAACACTTCTTATCGAGGTAGATCAAGTCAGTGATGTTATTACAGACGACCGCATCCGAGCGGTGACTCTCACTGGTAGTGGTCCGGCTGGACGTGCTGTTGCATCAACAGCCGGTGAGAATCTTAAAAAGACTGTTCTTGAACTCGGGGGAAGTGACCCATTCATTGTGCTTGATGATGCAGACATTACTGCTGCAGTTGAGGCAGGTGCATGGGCTCGCACACTTAATAACGGACAATCATGTATTGCCGCAAAGCGATTTATTGTTCATTCAGATATCTATGATGTGTTTCTCGACCGACTGCGTGATGAGATGATATCGTACACAATTGGTGACCCACTCGATGAGACCACAGATGTCGGTCCACAGGCTCGAAATGATCTGTGTGCGAATCTCCATTCACAAGTCGAGCGCTCTGTCGAAGCAGGGGCAACACTCGAGATTGGTGGTGAGCCACTTGATCGTGAAGGGTCGTATTATCCACCAACAATTCTCACTGACATTCCAGTACCATCTCCAGCCGCAAATGAAGAGCTATTCGGTCCTGTTGCTGCAGTATTTGAGGTTAAAGATGAAAACGAAGCGATTACGACAGCGAATGATACCGAATTTGGTCTCGGTGCAAGTGTTTGGACGGCTGATAGAGACCGCGGACAGGCGGTTGGTCAGCGTATTGATGCTGGATGCGTCTATATTAATCAGCTTGTGAAGTCTGATCCACGTGTCCCATTTGGTGGGATTGGGAAGTCCGGATACGGTCGTGAACTTGCCGAGGCGGGGATTACAGAGTTCACCAATCGAAAGACGCTGTGGGTCGAATGA
- a CDS encoding potassium channel family protein — MYLFVSLTQISGIGIEFFTLRLIIILLFTGAEVNLDNRLTPKQDHIIITICEYRRDSTVLLGELEELGIEYILIASGEENAKDFSDAGYSVIHGSPQDRRAFERASIDAARAVITDAEDANVNTILTVQSITTDIGIITLTDDSGMRSVLLDAGADTVLSPHGVLGRRLAEKAVSSFSSELTDTIELGSEMEITEIPIQPGNQLVGARVRNSGIREQTGANIIGAWIDGELQLPPNPDAVIRSNTVLLLSGAHDELEAFDDFTQSYPYRTLRRHERVIIAGQGEVGQAAREIVVKEGLDVTTIDVEDHDSVDIVGDASSNKNLQAAEIETAGAIIVGLPDDSASLLTTVLARSLNSDIEILTRVSDIDATQKALSAGADYVLPVPRVSARMVVSELRGEDILAPASQIRLLRVPADPLVGSTLAESSIYEEAGYRIIAVEDDSGLTSTVDPQRRFTGDERIVLVGSREAIQEFRKQFNVSMIEPEA, encoded by the coding sequence ATGTATCTATTCGTGTCATTAACGCAGATCTCCGGTATCGGCATCGAGTTTTTTACCCTCCGTTTAATTATTATCCTACTATTCACCGGCGCCGAGGTCAACTTAGATAATCGACTGACACCTAAACAGGACCATATTATTATTACTATTTGTGAGTACCGACGAGACTCTACCGTCCTTCTCGGCGAACTCGAAGAGCTCGGGATTGAATATATCCTGATTGCATCTGGTGAAGAAAATGCTAAAGATTTTTCTGATGCTGGATACTCGGTCATTCACGGCTCTCCGCAGGATAGGAGAGCATTCGAGCGGGCTAGTATCGACGCCGCGCGAGCGGTCATAACGGATGCTGAAGATGCGAACGTCAACACCATCCTGACCGTTCAGTCGATCACCACAGATATTGGCATCATCACCCTTACCGACGATAGCGGCATGCGGAGCGTTCTGCTTGATGCAGGCGCAGATACTGTGTTGTCCCCCCACGGGGTGCTTGGGCGTCGACTTGCCGAGAAGGCGGTCTCCTCGTTCAGTTCGGAGCTGACAGATACGATCGAATTGGGGAGCGAAATGGAAATTACGGAGATCCCGATTCAGCCGGGGAATCAATTGGTTGGCGCGCGAGTCCGTAACTCAGGGATTAGAGAGCAGACGGGTGCCAATATCATCGGCGCGTGGATCGACGGCGAGTTGCAACTCCCGCCCAATCCGGATGCGGTTATTCGATCGAACACAGTGTTACTCCTCTCAGGCGCCCACGACGAATTAGAGGCGTTCGATGACTTCACGCAGTCATACCCATACCGCACGCTTCGGCGACACGAGCGTGTCATCATCGCCGGTCAGGGCGAGGTTGGGCAAGCCGCTCGGGAGATCGTCGTCAAAGAGGGTCTTGATGTCACGACAATCGATGTTGAGGATCATGACAGTGTCGACATCGTCGGTGATGCAAGTTCTAATAAAAACTTGCAGGCAGCCGAAATCGAGACTGCGGGTGCAATCATCGTCGGCCTTCCGGATGACTCCGCATCGCTTCTGACAACGGTGCTGGCACGCTCGTTGAATTCAGATATAGAGATACTCACACGCGTAAGTGATATCGATGCGACACAAAAGGCACTGAGCGCCGGCGCGGATTACGTTCTCCCAGTTCCTCGAGTGAGCGCCCGAATGGTGGTCAGCGAACTCCGCGGTGAAGATATCCTCGCCCCCGCGAGCCAGATTCGACTCCTCCGCGTGCCAGCAGATCCTCTGGTCGGATCGACACTCGCGGAATCGAGCATCTATGAAGAGGCAGGCTATCGCATCATTGCCGTCGAAGACGATTCCGGATTGACCAGCACGGTTGACCCCCAGAGACGGTTCACGGGCGACGAGCGAATCGTGCTTGTAGGATCTCGCGAGGCAATCCAGGAGTTCAGAAAACAGTTCAATGTCTCAATGATCGAGCCAGAGGCTTGA
- a CDS encoding serine/threonine-protein kinase RIO2 — translation MVRNVAGVMTELEPEDFYLLSGVEQGMRFSEWVNRGKLPQLSGLSPEEVGYRLDRCATRELIERKTIQYEGYTLKAEGYDALALRTFSKRETVDGVGAPLGVGKESDVLEVKSYKPLALKFHREGYTNFREVMRERDYTADNDHVSWLYTARKAAEREYEVLEALYPDVSVPRPIDQNRHAIVMDKFESVELNRAQLPQQQAVGVLELILREMQCAYENGYVHADMSEYNVAVSEDGVTVFDWPQAVSTDHENAHERLCRDISNLLTYFERKYPNSTDKIDAESDTVRIANSIAAGQFESVDAIP, via the coding sequence ATGGTGCGGAATGTCGCTGGCGTGATGACCGAATTAGAGCCTGAAGATTTCTACTTGCTCTCAGGTGTCGAGCAGGGAATGCGGTTCTCTGAGTGGGTTAATCGCGGGAAGTTGCCACAGTTGTCAGGACTCTCACCCGAGGAGGTTGGTTACCGTCTTGATCGATGTGCAACCCGGGAATTAATCGAGCGGAAAACAATTCAATATGAGGGATATACACTCAAAGCTGAGGGATATGATGCTCTTGCTCTCCGCACATTCAGTAAGCGTGAGACAGTTGATGGGGTTGGTGCACCACTTGGAGTTGGAAAAGAGAGCGATGTGCTGGAAGTAAAATCCTACAAACCACTTGCTTTAAAATTCCACAGAGAGGGATACACAAATTTTCGTGAGGTGATGCGCGAGCGCGATTATACAGCTGATAATGATCACGTTTCATGGCTTTACACTGCTCGAAAGGCAGCTGAACGTGAGTATGAGGTTCTCGAAGCGCTATATCCTGACGTCTCAGTCCCACGACCGATTGATCAGAATCGCCATGCTATTGTGATGGATAAATTTGAATCTGTTGAGCTTAACCGCGCACAATTACCACAACAGCAGGCTGTTGGCGTTCTTGAGTTAATCCTCAGAGAAATGCAGTGTGCATATGAGAATGGGTACGTACATGCTGATATGAGTGAATACAATGTCGCGGTGAGTGAAGACGGAGTGACTGTCTTTGACTGGCCACAGGCAGTTTCAACAGATCATGAAAACGCTCATGAACGTCTTTGTCGTGATATCTCAAATCTATTAACATATTTCGAACGAAAATATCCAAACTCAACCGATAAGATTGATGCTGAATCAGATACTGTCCGTATTGCTAACTCAATCGCTGCAGGGCAGTTTGAGTCGGTTGATGCAATCCCATAA
- a CDS encoding ABC transporter ATP-binding protein — MTLTLTDITTTYEDFTLGPLSLVVDNEVLAVLGPSGSGKTTILSSVAGIVQPDTGSIYLNERSLIDCPIEQRDIGVVFQDGALFPHMTAYENIAYAATTPEHIDKYTTLLDIAQILDRKPAALSGGERQRVALARTLAADPSALLLDEPLSSLDTPIRRRLRGDLRALFQTLDIPVIYVTHDQQTATALGDRLAIVQAGMIKQIGTPQMIRNAPNSAFVARFTGNENLFTATVTGHNEHGAIIRIGEQTVQTTVNWTGDDCVTASIHPARIQVGSQSMSDLTDPSHSFTGTVVQQLTEGSMTRVTIAVQTADIALTATVHPPMTHQLSLIPDETVEITFSSTAVHLFARE; from the coding sequence ATGACTCTTACACTCACCGATATCACAACGACATATGAGGATTTTACACTTGGACCGCTCTCACTCGTGGTCGATAATGAAGTTCTTGCAGTGCTTGGTCCATCTGGGAGTGGAAAGACAACCATCCTCTCATCAGTGGCCGGAATTGTCCAACCAGACACTGGCTCGATATATCTTAATGAACGGTCACTGATTGATTGTCCGATTGAGCAACGAGATATTGGCGTTGTGTTCCAAGATGGGGCATTGTTTCCACATATGACAGCATATGAAAATATTGCTTATGCAGCAACTACTCCTGAGCATATTGACAAATACACCACGCTGTTAGATATTGCACAAATTCTTGACCGGAAGCCAGCAGCGTTATCGGGTGGTGAGCGCCAGCGTGTCGCGCTTGCTCGAACACTCGCTGCTGATCCAAGTGCATTGCTGCTTGATGAACCACTTTCAAGTCTTGATACGCCGATTCGTCGCCGACTTCGAGGTGACCTCCGGGCATTATTCCAGACGCTCGATATTCCGGTTATATATGTCACCCATGATCAACAAACAGCCACTGCACTCGGTGACCGCCTTGCAATCGTCCAAGCGGGGATGATTAAACAGATTGGGACCCCACAAATGATTCGAAATGCTCCGAACAGTGCGTTTGTCGCTCGCTTTACCGGGAATGAAAATCTCTTTACTGCCACTGTAACTGGTCATAATGAGCACGGTGCCATTATCCGCATTGGCGAACAGACAGTTCAGACCACAGTCAACTGGACAGGCGATGATTGCGTTACTGCCTCTATTCACCCTGCTCGTATACAAGTCGGTTCACAATCGATGAGTGATCTCACAGATCCGTCTCATTCGTTTACAGGGACAGTTGTCCAGCAATTAACTGAAGGATCGATGACTCGAGTAACTATTGCTGTCCAGACGGCAGATATTGCGCTAACAGCGACTGTCCATCCACCGATGACACATCAATTATCACTTATTCCAGATGAGACAGTCGAGATTACATTTTCATCAACTGCGGTTCACCTCTTTGCGCGCGAGTGA
- a CDS encoding molybdate ABC transporter permease subunit, which translates to MPPSQTNTTSKLSSLQRDWLSIALSLGGVLLLYYSIPLVSLLLSVQPTTIFAELANPAVQRAIVTSVFGASLSTFLATVLGLPLAYWLARRKTIWQQVTLGFVVLPLVLPPTVSGVVLLTVIGPTTLLGDVASVSGISLTRSLAGVVLAQTFVASPFVVVTAKAAIERVDETLEHASRALGESRLQTTRKITLPLAGPGILAGVTLAFARAMGEFGATMMLAYYPRTMPVQIWVSFVSAGVERAYPVAIILLAVALISLIVLHTIAHNPWT; encoded by the coding sequence ATGCCTCCATCTCAGACAAATACTACTTCCAAACTGAGTTCATTACAACGTGATTGGTTGAGTATCGCGCTCAGTCTTGGCGGTGTCTTATTACTTTATTATTCGATTCCACTTGTTTCATTACTTCTTTCGGTTCAACCGACCACAATTTTTGCTGAACTGGCGAACCCAGCAGTTCAGCGGGCAATAGTGACATCCGTATTCGGTGCATCACTCAGTACATTCCTTGCGACTGTACTTGGTCTCCCCTTAGCGTATTGGCTCGCGCGCAGAAAGACGATATGGCAGCAAGTGACTCTTGGGTTCGTTGTTCTACCACTTGTTCTTCCGCCGACGGTTAGTGGCGTTGTATTATTGACTGTTATCGGTCCAACAACACTACTTGGAGACGTCGCAAGTGTTAGTGGGATTAGCCTGACCCGATCACTTGCTGGTGTTGTACTTGCACAGACGTTTGTCGCTTCACCATTTGTGGTTGTTACGGCGAAGGCAGCTATTGAACGGGTTGATGAGACGCTTGAACATGCATCCCGCGCACTTGGTGAGAGTCGTCTCCAGACAACCCGTAAAATAACCCTTCCACTGGCGGGTCCAGGTATTCTGGCTGGCGTCACACTCGCGTTTGCTCGGGCAATGGGCGAGTTCGGTGCGACAATGATGCTTGCATATTATCCGCGGACTATGCCCGTTCAGATATGGGTCTCATTTGTCTCCGCTGGAGTTGAGCGGGCATATCCGGTTGCGATTATTCTTCTTGCTGTTGCGCTAATTTCACTCATTGTTTTGCATACCATTGCGCACAATCCCTGGACATGA
- a CDS encoding extracellular solute-binding protein, with amino-acid sequence MSQDAPTSRRGFLGMITGGLTTTVAGCTASDDSIITGGTQNTPSAVKSETITSDTASSITSPTIAILAAGSLQYAIENGLRSSLEVPIQVESHGSATVARLIADGQRDPDIVTVADTALFDQPLSPRWHSIFTSNAIVLAYNPDTAGGRRLAAADAWYEPLLNETIRFGRTDPDQDPLGYRTLFMLELASRYYDDASRLIPAFKNRNNIYPETGLISRFETGSIDAAVTYRNMAIERDYAYVDLPDQINLSNPQYVDSWYSTVSYTLPSGQTINGNIINYGSTIRHMSKAAVAVFNIHTTGQYLTDAGFIQRAQFPQYVGDVPVTVEQAIPSNATSTNGESPAKSSLGSLTNVEIDSLRILR; translated from the coding sequence ATGTCTCAAGACGCACCAACATCTCGACGAGGGTTTCTCGGGATGATCACTGGTGGATTGACGACCACTGTGGCCGGGTGCACTGCGTCTGATGACAGTATAATAACAGGTGGGACGCAGAATACCCCTTCTGCGGTAAAGTCGGAAACGATCACATCAGATACGGCTAGTTCGATAACCTCACCAACGATTGCGATTCTTGCCGCTGGCAGTCTCCAATATGCGATTGAGAATGGACTGAGGTCATCACTCGAAGTTCCAATCCAGGTTGAGTCACATGGATCTGCGACTGTTGCTCGGCTCATTGCTGATGGACAACGAGATCCAGATATTGTCACCGTAGCTGATACCGCATTATTTGATCAGCCCCTTTCTCCGAGATGGCATTCAATATTTACGAGCAACGCAATCGTTCTTGCGTACAATCCCGACACAGCAGGCGGTCGCCGCCTTGCAGCGGCAGATGCATGGTATGAACCATTGCTAAATGAGACGATTAGATTTGGTCGCACTGATCCGGATCAGGATCCTCTCGGGTATCGAACATTGTTTATGTTGGAACTCGCCTCGCGATATTATGATGATGCATCACGACTCATTCCGGCATTTAAAAATCGAAACAATATCTATCCAGAAACCGGACTGATCAGTCGATTTGAGACAGGATCAATTGATGCCGCAGTCACGTATCGAAACATGGCAATAGAGCGTGATTACGCGTATGTTGATCTCCCAGATCAAATCAATCTTAGTAATCCTCAATACGTTGACTCATGGTATTCAACCGTCTCGTATACACTCCCGAGTGGGCAAACAATTAATGGTAATATCATCAACTATGGATCAACAATTAGACATATGAGCAAAGCCGCAGTAGCGGTTTTTAATATCCACACGACTGGACAGTATCTCACCGATGCTGGATTTATTCAGCGTGCTCAATTCCCACAGTATGTCGGCGATGTTCCCGTAACGGTTGAACAGGCAATTCCGTCTAATGCGACATCCACAAACGGTGAGTCTCCTGCGAAATCATCTTTAGGCTCACTGACAAATGTTGAAATTGACTCTCTCAGAATCCTCCGATAG
- a CDS encoding 50S ribosomal protein L15e — protein MARSFYSHIKEAWKQPGDGKLAELQWQRKQEWRDQGAIVRIDRPTRLDKARELGYKAKQGVIIARVAVRKGGARKKRFTSGRRSKRQGVNRLGRRTSIQRIAEERAARKYPNLRTLASYWVGEDGSQKWHEIILIDPEHAAIENDDDLNWICDDTHKGRAFRGLTNAGRSNRGLQNRGKGAEHTRPSAGSGSRRGK, from the coding sequence ATGGCACGAAGTTTCTACTCACATATTAAAGAGGCATGGAAACAACCCGGCGATGGCAAGCTCGCCGAGTTGCAATGGCAGCGAAAACAAGAATGGCGGGACCAAGGTGCAATTGTCCGTATTGACCGTCCAACACGACTTGACAAGGCACGTGAACTTGGATATAAAGCCAAACAAGGTGTTATAATCGCACGTGTTGCTGTTCGAAAGGGTGGTGCACGGAAGAAACGGTTCACCAGCGGTCGCCGAAGTAAACGACAAGGTGTTAATCGACTTGGTCGACGAACGAGTATTCAACGCATTGCCGAAGAGCGTGCTGCACGCAAATACCCGAATCTCCGGACACTCGCGTCATATTGGGTTGGTGAAGATGGATCTCAAAAATGGCACGAAATTATTCTTATCGACCCTGAGCATGCTGCGATTGAGAATGATGATGATCTCAACTGGATTTGTGATGATACTCATAAGGGTCGTGCTTTCCGGGGACTGACAAACGCCGGTCGGTCAAACCGAGGTCTTCAAAATCGTGGGAAAGGTGCTGAGCATACTCGTCCAAGTGCCGGATCTGGTAGTCGACGCGGGAAGTAG
- the ubaA gene encoding SAMP-activating enzyme E1, with protein sequence MSPPPAPRPNDGSESTSNSDESTRVPGGLSLDSTQLDRYSRHIIMDELGPEGQAQLLNADVLIVGAGGLGSPVIQYLAAAGVGTIGIVDDDIVERSNLQRQVIHRDEDVGDSKVDSAARFITDLNPDITVVTHRTRIDKQSIREVIPGYDMIVDASDNFPTRYLLNDFCQLQKIPIAHGAIYKFEGQLTTLIPDGPCYRCLFPEAPEPGTIPDCAATGVLGALPGTVGCLQATEAMKVILNAGNPLTGKLIFYDALEATFEQISYQPDPTCPVCGDTPIQSIESVEYTGSCEVSEVSE encoded by the coding sequence ATGTCACCGCCGCCAGCACCTCGACCAAATGATGGGTCTGAATCAACATCAAATTCAGACGAATCCACGAGGGTACCAGGTGGTCTATCACTTGATTCGACACAGCTCGACCGATACTCGCGACATATAATTATGGATGAGCTCGGACCGGAGGGACAGGCGCAACTATTGAATGCAGATGTTCTTATTGTCGGAGCCGGCGGGTTAGGGTCACCAGTCATTCAGTATCTCGCAGCTGCTGGCGTTGGTACCATCGGGATCGTTGATGATGATATTGTTGAGCGAAGTAATCTTCAGCGTCAGGTCATTCACCGTGATGAGGACGTGGGGGATTCAAAGGTGGATAGTGCAGCTAGATTCATCACCGATCTCAACCCAGACATTACGGTCGTGACGCATCGGACTCGAATTGATAAACAATCTATCAGGGAAGTTATCCCCGGATATGATATGATTGTTGATGCCTCAGATAATTTTCCTACACGATATTTATTAAATGACTTCTGTCAACTTCAAAAAATACCAATTGCGCACGGAGCAATCTATAAATTTGAGGGACAATTAACAACTCTCATTCCTGATGGACCATGTTATCGGTGTCTATTCCCAGAAGCGCCTGAACCGGGCACGATTCCTGACTGTGCGGCAACTGGCGTCTTAGGAGCTCTTCCTGGGACAGTTGGGTGTCTACAAGCAACAGAGGCAATGAAAGTCATTTTGAATGCCGGTAATCCGCTTACTGGCAAATTAATTTTTTATGATGCACTGGAGGCAACTTTTGAGCAAATATCATATCAGCCGGATCCTACGTGCCCAGTCTGTGGTGATACACCAATTCAATCTATTGAATCAGTCGAATATACTGGAAGCTGTGAAGTGAGTGAAGTGAGTGAATGA